From Planctomycetaceae bacterium, one genomic window encodes:
- a CDS encoding helix-turn-helix transcriptional regulator, with the protein MSVYDLIEPQTHSRLKAGMLAAAMIPSASAPGVLCQSEWSIPSEIQPSGCVDALKYWSEFTPVLTGHESAILPLLTGSGGDSTFSKVIRIEENQSDGGSAAVTPISHSETIAYIRGALSLQIKELAEVLRVQRPTIYSWINGEVEPSAANRERMQQVYRLASEWSSRCKLPAERLVRASGTDGHSVLDLLKADDIDVAGIVGRFEGLAVERLRMKADADKKRPAAAAVARAHGFNVDEISDQQHLIDATTGKRSSPD; encoded by the coding sequence ATGAGCGTTTACGATTTGATCGAACCACAGACGCACAGTCGACTGAAGGCGGGAATGCTTGCCGCTGCCATGATTCCTTCTGCATCAGCTCCTGGTGTGCTTTGCCAGAGCGAGTGGAGCATCCCCAGCGAAATCCAGCCGTCTGGATGTGTCGATGCGCTGAAGTATTGGAGCGAATTCACTCCAGTGCTGACCGGTCATGAAAGCGCCATTCTTCCGCTGCTGACCGGATCGGGCGGCGACAGCACGTTTTCCAAAGTCATACGGATTGAGGAGAATCAGTCAGACGGTGGCAGCGCTGCTGTCACACCTATTTCACACAGCGAGACAATTGCGTACATCCGAGGAGCACTTTCGCTGCAGATAAAGGAATTGGCCGAAGTATTGCGAGTGCAACGGCCAACGATCTATTCATGGATTAACGGGGAAGTCGAACCTTCAGCCGCCAATCGAGAGCGCATGCAACAGGTTTACCGCCTTGCTTCGGAGTGGAGCAGCCGTTGCAAACTTCCCGCCGAACGTCTCGTTCGAGCCTCGGGTACCGATGGGCACTCAGTGCTGGACTTGCTCAAAGCCGACGACATCGACGTAGCAGGCATAGTTGGTCGATTCGAAGGATTGGCGGTTGAGCGATTGCGAATGAAGGCCGATGCTGACAAGAAGCGGCCGGCGGCAGCTGCTGTTGCTCGTGCCCATGGTTTCAATGTCGATGAAATCAGCGATCAGCAGCATTTGATTGATGCAACGACTGGAAAACGGTCGAGTCCGGACTGA